The following nucleotide sequence is from Zea mays cultivar B73 chromosome 1, Zm-B73-REFERENCE-NAM-5.0, whole genome shotgun sequence.
agcaacattatggtgccccaccagcaacacattataatcataccataccacctcatggacatagggctgaatactgttcgaccacaagagagcctgagaggtatagggcaggagttggtgacattaataggacacctaacacacgcctcaaacatccctgggaggaaagccgacagagtgatgtcaggcaacctgagatttccacccacaaactcaatggatggtcgccagacatggcgGAGAGGATCAGAGACGAAGTAGCTGGGgtgttcagggacaaactcggtgttagtgtgtcaggtacagggcaatcgtatcggaagccttatagccaccgattcgacaccgtgccatatccacagggaactagaataccagacttctctaagttttctggtgaaggtgggaaaagcacacacgaacatataagccaattcatagcacacttgggagaattggctgatggggaagcctaccgcgtgcgtttattctcgttgtcccttactgatactacatttgcatggtacgcagctttgccaccaaactctattaactcttgggaagaattagagcagaaatttcatgaacacttcttctcaggagaacatgagttagaattggctgacttagcttcagtccgacaggggcctgaagaatcggttaatgactatatccggagattccgggacactagaaaccgatgctttcagattcatgtcgcagaaaaacaactgacagggctagctttcaatgggttgcgaccctacttaaaagaaaaattagatggcacccaattcttttcgctagtgcacttacaccagcgggctatgacctgtgaaagccgaagtaaggaaacatcaaaatcggctagccataagatgcagctagtgggatacgataattcggacgatgaatccacggatgtatacaccgccgaactggtttggccaggacaggctaaaccttcagcgtgttctgctttacagtcgattcgaaagaatcgacaagaaaaagttaagtttacttttaatgttgccaaatgcgataaaatatttgacgagttactaaAAAAcgacaacattaaattaactcatactattcctcctcctgatgaattaaagaggcgtgcttattgtaagtgacataattccttttctcatgccaccaatgattgtaatgtttttcgtcgacagatacaatcggccataaatgagggtcgattggcttttcaggagatgcaagtagacacacaaccctttcctgttaacacaatagaactcacatgcaaaaaggtcttggttcggcccgaaatggccgataaaggcaaaggcaaaggcatcgtcatcagcaatcctcgcatgtcagatatatcacaaaaggagattgctcgaaagacttcggacgagaaggctaaaaagtctgaagacgccggggggcaggcacagttaatgaaccaaacacatcagcctagccccagcatcgtagatggtccggcacctacgtgcggacaatccggtgctcagacaaacggtccggctaactcagccggacagtccacctatgaccaaaggcgtcaacctctacacaaagcaaggtaaaagacgcaaggtcaaagcacatataatcggctgatcaaagccgattctacttttgatcagttgctctccaaaaatactagcaaaaagattgttccacgtgatcggtcaacaaagaaaccctggtcacctgctaaaacaaaacggtcaaacaaaacgacccgaaaggtgacacaacaagcatcgcctattcattctatgagaccagggtactttccacctatttactcatcgtcggtatattatcctgttcaaacatggaatggcacgatgatgaatccatggtacatgtatagtcccttcgtctatccagactggggggcacctccattctattccttttgatccattgatcaaatggtcatggccgagaaagatacaatccgaaacggcctttatattggtactttattgaataatctccatatcgaaaagccggtgacctacatcaggtttagttcatatgcttttggttcgtcaaccttcaccaaaaggcaggggggcatatgttgagctctaaaaagagcagtgcggacggtccggtcccgaggccggacggtccgcggtccggacagtccgtggtggtggcgcggacggtccgcgcgtgcgcagagtcagttagggttcctagtttctctcgGGTTTTGTTACCTAAAACTGCGGGATTAACTCAGAaatcagtttgaagcggatccagacctccccctttatatagatgaagggctacggccgattgaacccccaacaatcgaaccaataccacttctatctcgcatttatttccagcacaattaggagtagttctagtctagttctagtttagccctagtttagtattccaatcccaaattctctgcctctcctcgactctgcgtcgattagaggagtctaggtcggtctgcccgagcctaaacaactcctaggatctctcctccccgacggggtccctcccgggagcgagatctaggcgccgccggcgatcttccgccgcccctgcgcacgcgcggaccgtccggccctagggcgcggaccgtccggccgtcaggcagggaacccgagctcctgcaccaggtcgcggaccgtccggccctgttccgcggaccgtccgtgtctgaccagagagcaccgccgcctcacgccaggtcgcggaccgtccggccccaggccgcggaccgtccgcgcctgaccagagagcaccgccgctggttcttttgagtgattggcgcctccaaaaaggtgtcaacagatACACACCTAAAAATGAAAGACTACCACCATGATCTTAGACCTTGTTTGTTTTgttggaattgaatttcattctaaaaatcataatttagacacaatctaattaagttaatatatttgtatatgtaatatatttttatATTATCCTAAACCATATGAAAGAGATAGTTATACATTATACTTATTCTATAGAGAAGCAAGTAGAAAAGtctgctataagttgtacattagaaaagtagcgtgtaaatctatagaaacaattttcatctctcaccccatgaatttgagatatgcTAATATATAAACTTTAGAAAgttgtggaatgtcacattctaaaaaatagcCTACTCCATTAGTTCTCCATTAGTTAGAtttcaattcctcaaaatgaagggaaACAAACGGGGTCTTATATTAAAGAACAACATATTCCAAGGTATCACCTTATAATACAAGCATGTTCATCTCTTCTTATCTATACTACTATATAATCCACTACTTTAAAACTTTACAAAACTCACCCAACCAAATCACTCTCACACCCATAACCGCTACTAAATCCATCAAACAAATCATGCCCAGACTTAACACACAATCATAACAACATTTAAGATCGCTAGATAATCTCCTCTTCCTTACTCAAATCCAATTGTTAATATTATTGAATAATCCCTCATCCCTCTCCCGTGACCCCTATCCCTCTCTCCTCCCATGTCTCTGCATCCCCTGACTCACGTCGCTGTCGCCGTCAACACCCCCTCCCCCGTGCCACCGCTACCATTGACTCCTCTCTCCTCCCAAGATCGTAGCATTAATAAAAACTACATGCTACTGAGGACAAAATTAATCTGACTATAATGTTAACCGTTCACTAAACAAGATTCTTTCTTAAAGAAAATATTGGCTATTAATATGTCAAAAGCTACCGAACACGTGAGAAAAAAATGACCCTAACAACCTTACTGTGTTGATACACATATTATATCTGATTGACGATAAATAATAATTGATATAATCCAACGCTGTCAGGAAAAAACGATCCTAACAACCTTACTGTGGATGATATACATAGACTACTATTTTGATTCGCAAAGAAAAATATTATACTCTAATTACCTCAGAGGAACACAAATCCAGAATTTTACTACGAAACAGGACGAGCTTTCGAAACAGAATTGCCCTAGAGCTGTATCAAATTATTACAGTTCATGATTCAGAGAGAATGCGCATCACTGATTTTTTTTCTTTAAAGCGGTCCACGCAGTAGCATGTCTGTTGCTGTATTGGTGTACTTAGAACAGGTGCGGCATTCTACAACCAACCAAAAAGAAGAAACAGAGCAATAGAATTCTGCTACAAAATGGAACGAGTGCTTCTCAGTTCACATTTGAGGCCGGTTTCCAAGCATCTGACCAACTAAATTAGTCACCTGAAAAGAATTGCCCAAAATATAAGGGTTAATATGGTGAGACACAAACCAGAAAACATCACATATCAAATGGGAGAATTATTGCCAGTATATCAACATGGGTAATCGGGCAGAGGTGGAGCAGCAGGAAAACTATTGTGCTATGGAATAAGCAGAACTATAAATCTGCAAGTAGCACTGTTACTTTAGATATATAAAGTGAATGTTACTGCATCAAGATCACCATGCTAAAGAAAAAAAAACATAGATCGAGCATATCTCCAGGCATCTGCGGTTTGCAGATGGAGGTCACAAACTATTTGTTCACAATAAGCAGGTGCTGGGGTACACTAGAAATACAACATTCTTTTCCAACACAAGTCCTAAAGTAGGAAAGACACCACCAAGAACAATTTGTTTTGACAAATTCAAGCAGTGCACAGTCAAGTTATGATGTACTCCATAGTCTAGGAATAAGCATAAAAATGAATCCGCGAAGGCCAAAGAGAGAGTATCAACAAACATGCCTGCCAATACTTTGAAACACATCGATCAATGCAACTGTTCTCGCCCATATTGAGCTCAGCTTCTTTATACCTGAAATAAAACAAATCCACAGGGAAAAAACCATTGCTCAATCTAACATATGGGTAGATCCTTCTTGACTATCAATTAACATGCCATGAAAAGTTCCAAGCCTGAGGTGTAATGTATTGCAACTTAGTTAAATTATTTGGTGATTATCCATATTTAACACCATAGACCATTATATCTACATCCAAAGGAGAAATTGATTCAACATcagttgagatggtttggacatgtccAAGAGAGACCTCCTGAGGCACCGGTGCGTAG
It contains:
- the LOC100285900 gene encoding Mitochondrial import inner membrane translocase subunit TIM10 isoform 2 (isoform 2 is encoded by transcript variant 4); amino-acid sequence: MAGKGGSTNLEKEQMFGMAEKEMEYRVDLFNRYKEAELNMGENSCIDRCVSKYWQVTNLVGQMLGNRPQM